The Notolabrus celidotus isolate fNotCel1 chromosome 19, fNotCel1.pri, whole genome shotgun sequence DNA window TTTGGTAACCCTATTCTCTAACCTATATCATGAAAGGTTCTTAAGTCAAATACAAGGCGGCCATTGGCCCACATTGTTAAAAATCCAGTGTTAAGTTTGCTCTTTTTCAAAGGTGTGAGGAAGAAGACAAACGAGAATCAAAGTAAACACAGCGTTACATCAGGACATAATTGCCTTTACAACAGCATCTTAACTAAGTTGGTAAACAGAAAGACAGGACAGTTTCTTCAGagtcctctttcttctctgagGGGATGACAGTCTGTTGACAGTTTCTGGGAGGGACAGCACTCAAATCCTCTTTACTAAGGTCTCTCTGACAACAGGGGATGTCCTCCTCTGACAATACATATATACTTTGGTATAATCCTCAGTATAAAATAGTGATACACAAAAAGTTCTTTCAGATGGACTCGGGCGTTTGAGGACATTCAGAAACGTGTGATGTTGAAATTTGATGAAGGTATGAAGGTATTCCCACAGTAACAGTTTCCTCCATTGACCTCATGCTGTGTGGTTACGCCATCATGTGGCCAATGTATATTTGACTTTCCTGTGACAGCttcaacaaaatgtaaaagtgtaggctacatacatacaaaaactaatgttttaatggtttcattctttttgaaagaaaaacattaattcACTAGTATTATATTGAAGATATTTTTGACAAGATGTCTTATTTACTTATGTAATTATCTAAAATGCTATTCAATTCAAACTGAtcttttttagttatttttttgttgttgtgattttcatGACTAACAAATAAGCAAAAGGATAATTAACAAAGTTATGCACAACACATGACAAGGAACAGCGTAACAGAAAGTCTACAGGTAAGGAGCTGGTGGCATGATAtatcttaaaatgttgtttttgtcaaattaaGCAGTtacttttaagacattttaataGAGttagagaatagactttaaaatcctgctgatggtttataaagcactgaatggtttaggctcaaaatacattgctgatctgctactactttatgaaccacctcgacctctgaggtcatcaggtactggtctgctttcagtccctagagtcagaacgaaacatggtgaagcagcgttcagtcattatgcaccacatatctggaacacactccctgaaagctgtaggtccgctccaactctcacctcttttaaatcaaagattaagacttttttatttgccactgccttcctatcttagctaattttaactcactttaaattaaaatttgaattcaatttttaatatatttctaattttccttttcttttctgttatattatatttgtcattttaattatgttcatttatgcctgtctgagtgtttccaatgcttttaatgttttaatgtaaagcacattgagttgccctcgtgtatgaaatgcgctatacaaataaagctgccatGCCTTGCCTTGACTTATGGAGAAGGATGACAAATtaatacaaatgaataaaaataataatgctcaaaatgaaaatacctctcatgaaaaaaaaatacataataataatactaataatactaatactactactactactactaataataataataataataataataataaataataataataattattatcattattattattattattattattattattattatattaataaataaaataaatagatacatttaTGCAATGACTTGAATGTGAGATTTCAGTCATACATTTTCAGactgctttatttgtatattttattatttgtttagttccaccaaaaataaaaaatacaaacaactcAATTTTGGCTTCGCATTTTGTgatacttttttaattttttgtttttattcatgtttgctTATTTGTCACATCAAAAGCTTATTTAATAAATAACATCTTTACAGTCCATGCTATGGTCCATGCTCAGAAGGAGTAAAATCCTCGGACCTGGAATTGTTGATAGAAACTTGCGGATCCAACGTGTTGTCTAGCGTTTCCACACGACGTTATTTTGCAGACGGACACATTTCCGCAGTGAGAGCAGTTTGAGCGGCTAAGCTTTCATTCTGTTTCTCTCGCTCTTGCTTCTTTAAATGAACAGAATGTCGGATTCCCGGGACATGAAGCTGGACTTCTCCCTGAAGGAGCTGACTCTGTCCTCTCAGGATGAAGGTCTGCCCGGCTCCTCTTCCTCGGTGGATCTGCTGGACAACAGACTGGTGTGTGTGGAGTATCCGGCCGTGTTCACCAATGTGGACAAGATGCTGGAGACTCTGGGAGGTGAACAGACTGTGTCTAAAGTAAGAGGATTACACATTATGAGGGACACAGTGTAGTAGGCTAACTATCAATAAAtgattattcattttttgtcaTTGTGTGATTTGCATTTGGCCGTTTCAGGAAGTGTCATCGAGATAACAACTTCTAAATGCATCAGGATTATCTCAGGATATCTACAGTCTATATATAAATGTACACTCTATGGTTCAAACACACATGGACATACATtcatccattttatttaatccTCAATCCTGTGGAAAATATTCATTATAGTGATTTTCTCCAGATCTTGATATAATGTCAGATGATCATGAGGCAAAAACAGAATACATTTTTTAGTCTCATAAATAAgacaagagataagataagagattcctttactgtCCCACagcggggaaattcaagtgttacagtaacagagtagataaagtgcaaaagaaatatataaagcaaacaagaccctataaattaacaattattaaaaatgtattagcaagtaaaatttaaatcaaagaggtaaaagataaacatatatatatatacatacatatatatattattgattatagagtctgatcactgcaggaaaaaaagaccTGCGATATCTCTAAATCAGAGAAGGCTCTACGAtaaaagtagggatgcaccgatccgatcctggtatcggatatcggctagatcggactcaaaaggctagatcggatattggtgacaaagggccgatatatagtgccgatccatatggcagatcatctcagttctatgcttttctgtgtttacaacagccatgtgtgtctactacatcatcagcgccggccagtctgtgcatttttgcctggTGTAGCATGATgtaggataactacagaggctctgcagtttaggtgcatgtcacgcttcttttgcaaACAACTTCGCCGGAAACTTGTAAcgtgtgcagcggtaatgtttcgacggatggcagtcgctCTGCAAAATATAACTggagcccaaaggaggaagtttacgtcagctgtagctgactgcaaagaagcaagaaccTTCTATTATGGATTCAATGTGTGAAAAAAACGGAAAGGTTATGGATTTTATTCttctggatccttgaaattaagggattccatcctctggtttagcacttggaacccaggtacagttcaccgtCAAGTCagaaagcctgaagttgccaaaacatgaatcTATcttcacattaaggaatagagattgttaaatcaataccaggatcggatcggctagtatcggtattggcagatacgaaagcccaggtatcgatatcggtatcaggacctaaaaagtaggattggtgcatccctagataaaagtatgttttcagaagagatttaaaagagcttaCTGACTCAGCAGAACTGATCTCCttgggcagatggttccagagtgtcagACCCCTCACTGTGAACGCCTTGTCccctttccttttcatttttgtatttggattggaatgcacaataaacctctgcctgaggatctcaatgCATGCGTCAGCTCATAGGGTactaaaaggtctgctatatggCTCGCAGTAagtccatgtagagctttaaaagtaatcagtaaaatcttaaaatcaattttaaaacatataGGGTCgcagtgcaaggaagctaaaaccggagagatgaggttgtattttttgtttttgcattatccATACTGTATAATAATAGTGATATGTGACACTGATTTAAGTTAACTGAATACTTCCTTGAGTTCATAGTAAACATCTCTGGTCACACCTTTACAGCTGTAGTGACTGATCTGTGGTGAGAGAGCATGTAATGACCTCTATCATATCTGACTCTTGTCTGTGTGTTCCGTTGATCTTGTAGACGTTCAACAACCCAACAGACGTCTGAGCTGCGTTACAGACCCGAAGGACCCTTTCTGTCACTCTCTGTGTGGAAACCGCTTCCCATCGAGCAACCTGCTCCTCAGAGTGCGGAGGCGGGTGCGAAAAAAGGACCCAAAGGATGCAGAGATCCAAATGGATATGCTCGGAGTCATCGGGACAACGTACAAATTCCAGGGTAAGATTATAAAGACTAAAAGAACTGTAGTTTAATGAAGATTATTTAGACTATCTGTGCTCTATTTTAACATTTACCCTCTCTGTGTTCATCCATGTCAGAAATATGGagatttgttctgttttaatctGCTCTACTTAAACTCTTCTAGTCTCTcggttttctttgttgtttttttcccatttttgaaataaaaaagtaaagacTGATTACAAGTGccttgttttcatgtgtgtttattttctgcagGGTTTGCAGACTTCCAGTGCCTCGCCGTGCATTCAGAAGATGGAAAAAACACGTCTTTGTATGAAAAAATCATCCTCCGCAAGTCAGAGAACCAAGAGTTCTTTGAGAAGCCCATGCCCTACTTCCTTCCACCGCCATCTTCTCACGTCTGGACACTCCTGTGGATTATTACTACCGGCCGGATATCTTTCAGAAGTGAGTGTGATGGCTCTGTGGGACAAACATCGTCTCATCGGTCAACACTCCCACTGCTGTGTAGTCTCTTTGTTACATGTCGCTGTTTGTCCTGTGTTAACTTTCTGCTGACATTTCTATCTAACACTTTCATGTCCTTTCTCCGGTTACAGCCAGATGCCCTTGAAAGAGTCGAAATTTATTGGTTTGAATCGCAATCGTCGGCCCCACAATGCAATTTTTGTGAGTTACGCTGATCCCACTGTACCCACGGAGAGTCTGGAGGGAGCCAGGACCAACTGGGCGCGAGTCTGCGTGAAGGACAGCGACAAACTGGCAGAACAACAAATGATTCAAGTATGTGTGCTGATGTAGTCATGGTCACTAAACATGGTAactgaaagcacacacacactatggtTATCATGgtcactttttaaagtaaagaaaTCCTTTAGTGCAAAAGGAACCACTGTGGACATAAgtatagtgtgtatatatatatatatatatatatatatatatatatatatatatatatatatatatatatatatacaagaACTCTGGCTGTGACCATGACTTAAAAGAGGACCAGTTGGGTAAAATACAAAGATGAATTTGGCAAAAGCCATGAATTTGAAATCTCCTCTTTATTTTGTTACGCTGCCACAAATGATAGAACACCTCAATTGTGAGGATTTATTACCTTGTTTGTTTCATATCATAaatgacatttattttctctttagaCAATTTGTAATAAAATATGACCTACAATATAACAAAACAGTATAACTTAACAATTCAAAAACTTAGGATTAGAATCAGTCGTTTTACAATATTTGCTCACATTTTACAAACTAAACCAGGGATTTTCAACCACTGGGCCGGGACACACTAGTGTGCCgcgacagatcgtcaggtgtgccgtgggacattatccAATTTCTCGTACTTAGtcccaaaaaatattattcatatatactgcaaataatttgccatgtagtgcgtctgtgCAGTGTAATTCAATACTCGcccatgtactgacctgcgctacccacccactgggtggcaataaagcgcactaatgaccttgttaatttaagataaTAGAATTAATGATACGCGTGAGAGGTATATGTGACAAAACATGGCGTACACAGCGATGGATagatattcaaaaaggaaaaattgaAAACTCCAAAGTGGGCCCTGGATAAAATTCTAACCCTGATGAAGAGTGTAATATGGGAGGTGGAAAAGGCAGCTTTTATTCAAcggtgtctgcgagagctctcaaagctagctacttagtagctgaactcatagccaaatcaaaaaagccacactgtgtcagagacattaatactacctgcaaagaccattgtaaatgagatgcttcgTCCtgacagttaaagaagtagccgaAGTCCACCTCttagataaatagattcataaattgagagactaaatgtgtcattttgtaacacttttggttggtggtgtgactctggatttttttaatgtaagaaatgtgccttggctcaaaaaaggttgaaaaaaactgaactaaacaataaacaaaacattcatAGATGGATCAATAAGCAGAACAAGCGTTAGCTGCAGATCTAATATTTTCCCCTAacatttttgttctttaattttACATAATCATTACTTTTTGtgataaaaagagaaatattcTAGCCTTTTATAATGAAATAGGAGCATGTTAGACATTGAACTGAAACCATTTAGTTATGTACAGGATTGTTATTTGCTGCCATCCCCATCTATGAGGGCTTTAAAGACACTCTCATGTCTAAACACTGACTTGTAAAattaaactgcatttttttttactctattttcattcaaattcccctctaacattaaaatgaaagtttatttatttaatttatgtaaCAATTTTAATGACACCATGCCTTTTCTTTCTCATCAGGTCATTTTTATCAAACTCACTCCATCATAACATCCATTCAAAGTCAATGAAGAACTTTCTGCCAGtgataaaaatatttattaacaCCAGTTATATGTTGATACTGTTGATAATGTCAGACCTGAGTCACATTATGTAACATAGGTACACCATTACATTACCCAGACTTTAATCTTATCTCAAACCAAACCGTGTGTGCAGATGTTTGAGAGCCGGCCCATCTGGTCCCGGAACGCAGTCAAGGCCAACATCAACGTCCATCCTGAGAAAATGAAACTGCTGCTGCCCGTCTGCGCCTACTACATGGTGAGCTGAAGGGACAGAGTGTGCCTGGTGAGGAGTGCCGGCCTTTATTTCAGGGGGAAAGTCATTATAGTTCCATGCATTTTAACAATGACACTCAGCTGAACCAAAAGGTCTCAATAGAAATTATTTACAGCATTTGATTCATAGAGGACATTTACTGGTTTGGAATACAGTATATAACAAATCATAGCATGGCATTATTTTGTTGagactgtgatgtgtgtgtaatgtATCAAATCCAACACAACAGCTCCACAAGCTACAGCGTCCAACACTAACAGAGAAGACCGCCCTTCAGACTAACTCTTAAAGACTGTCATGCTTGTACCTGACAAAGGTGAAGAAACCACATCggatttattttactgtaagtTTGTTGCAGTCTGAAGAGTGGTGCAGTTTTTCTTTGCTTGAGGAAATAACCAAGCCCTCTCTATGTCTAAAGTTCTGTGCTTTTTTTGGCATGTTTACCTTTATTAGAGAGGACAGTGAGGGGAAACATGGGGatcagagagtgggggaagacatgcagcaaagggttgtggCTGGGAGTTGAATTAGCGACCGCTGCTCTAAGATCCTCCTTTACTGACGCCCCAACCAAGTCCTTTCTAAATGACCAGAGAAATGCCAGAAAATGAAGTTAAGAGTTAAAGAAATGAAGTTAAACATAAGACTTTCCTTTGCAGGTGACGGGGCCCTGGAGAAGTCTGTGGGGTGAGGTTGGGCTACGATCCCAGGAAGTGCAGGGAGGCCAAGAAATACCAACTACTGGACTTCAGGATCCGCTGTAGTGACAAGCACGGTGAGAACCTGTGGCAGGGCAGGACGACTGTTACAGGCTTTGTTTTTATAAGACTATGTTAACAGTATACAATAAGAGTTAGTCTTTTGTTTATTGAACACAATCTTATTTCTATCTGAATTTTTTCTCATACCATCAGTTTGTATTCTTGACCTGTCCCCCTGACACTGACTTGACGTTGGttcctcctctgtcctgtcTCAGGGTATTCATCATCTGACATGCCAGTTAAAGCCAAGAGGAGTGCCCTCAACTACAGCCTGCCTATAACGTTCAACAAAGCAGGTGAGTTCAGATGCTTTCACTCAGGCAGGAGGCTGGAACTTAGGCTGTTTGAGGGATTTGGATCAGACCACATCCTTAAAAAACTCTCAGAGGGATCAGACTGAGAGGTTGAACTCCCGCTGACATTAGAAGTGACAGTGTGACTGCAGCATGGATCACCTTTTCTCTGATTAAGCTGAAGATCCAGTTTTACTCATAGTCACCTGGTTCAGGAAACATGCTCTGTGAGGTGACGTGAAGCAGGAGGTTCACTGACTGAAGCCTCTGACTGTCTGATCAACTTTGTAACATCAGTAAAGGATTACGCATCAATGATTCACTGATCCTCCAATCATACATAATTATTCAATCACTTCCTGTTAGGACGGCCAGCTGTCTGCTCAGCCTCTCTGTAGTTTGAATCAGCTCTTTGAGTTCCTCAAACTCCCGTTACACAAACTCAGAGATCACATGGTGATGGAGATAAAGTTAATTCCAATACTTTATTATCTATTCATAtgacttcttttcttcttcactgggctgcttgtgttttatttctggattaatatcatagactgtgtaatataCTCTCGAGTACAGCACGCAGTGATGAGTCAAAGTTTTTAAATTGGTGATAAACACAGCTCCATGGTATACAGTATCCAATTGCTTAGTGCTGTATAAACAGTCTATTTACCATTTCAGGTCCTCAGGTAGCAAGTGTGATGGAAATCCCAGCTCATGAGGGTCCAAGCACGAGTCGGGATCCTGCACGGATCACTTACCAGATGAAGGTCTGTGAATCTCCAATATGGTCCTCCAGTAACACTCTTGATCGGGACTCCTCTTGCCTAATTTTAATTTAAGAGTTTGTATCTCATCTAAATAATTGACCACACTTCAAACACATTTGGACCTCTGAATTAGAGAAAGATGAAAGGGTTTGTCTGATTATTCAGTTGATATCTTGTAATAAAAGtgacttttgtttttcctccacaGGAGTCTTCTTATGTTTTCAGAGAGGGCATGCTGCCTCCTCACAGACAGATGTTTTACCAGCTCTGTGATCTGGAGGTGGAAAGGTAAACTACAGCGCTCTGTACAAATACTTCATGTGCCAGGAACATGACTCACATTTCAGGTGTCATGCAGCTTTTTGTGTGTCCAGTCTCAAACAGGTGATCGAGCAGAAAGGTAAAGAGGAGGTGTGTGACGAGCGGGACGGCTGGTGTGTCGTTGGCACCACCGACAAGCTGAGGGACTTGATCTCCGCCATGATCAAGAAGATCATCCGAGCCAAGAAACCCTGTAGAAAAACATCTGTCACCACTGTATCTGTGTCACCTCATGAACGCTGAGTCCTCGTCTGATCCGTGTGATGatgcatgaaaaacacagataGTTCCAACCACTGAAGAAGGCatcatttaagataagataagatagatagtcctttactcgtcccacaatggggaaatttaagtgtcacagttACAAAGTAGacagtacaaaaaaagaaaaactatataaagcaaacaagagcctataaagtaacaattattaaaaagttattagcaattaaaattaaaatgaaagaggtaaaaaataagcatatcttcaacataaatatatatattattggttatagagtttcaccactgcaggaagaaaagacctgcgatatctctctgtgagacaccaagggccaagccgtttttaaACTaggctgtaacatgtttattaatgctgcaaagatcgtctttttgaatgggtgtctatgtggtttctggtgtttatgcagccagcctcaagtggaggctcgatgaattgcagtttataaaacttccccatggcttcatattttgagaccggaggttgacgcttgttCCCAACCTGTATGGTCCTATTCAAATATAGCAGGAGCTACTTTTCATCACATTTAGTGTCTGTCTTTGGCTCAGAATGAAACACCTAAACATATACTGGATGAATTACCCTGCATGTAATGGTCACGGAAGCACAGAGTCCTAATAGTGTTTCCTTTAGCAACACTTTAAGTGTCTCAACGATATATTGTAAATAACAACCGGCAAAGCCTCTGCTTTCAAAAGTAAAGCAAATAGAGAAAGTGCTTCAAACCTCAGCCAGAAGAGGGGACTCCACTGGTTGTTTTTTAATCCAATAAAGAGGGAGGAAAGGGGATTTAGTCCTTGTCTGATGAGGTGAGTGAAACAGAAGAGCTCATCAGATCTGATCCTGCAGTTGAAGTGTGTGTTGCCTGCTGCTTTATCACGTGATGTTATTCCTCCCCCTCAGCGGTGCCTGAATACCCCAAGAAACGCAGACGAGTGGGCCTCAACAGGAAACCTGACATGGattcagaagaagaaagagatgcAGGACGAAGAGAACaaggatgatgaagatgaagatgatgacgatgatTTCCAGCCGTCTGAGGGAGCGAGAATGAAATGGAAACAGAAATGCTGGACTACATCTAACATGAAGCCTCAATATTGGTACCATGAATCATGACgtcatatttgtatttttgtcataGGTGATATGTTGAataatttaaagtaaaatgttaataaaatggAAGAATTTCTAGAGCTTTGAGTAAGAGCcagtttgttttagttttggtAATACAGTCCAACAGAAATGTGTGATAGCAGTCGGGCGGAGCTCCCTTCTTATAGATAGCTTAAATTAGAGACATGGTGAAGTGGTATCCTCCAATCAGAGCTCAAAGCCTCCGCCAAACCATCAAACCTATGTCAGAGGCAGCGGAGAGAAGCAGCCAGTGGCCCCCTGCTGGGTGTCGTGTTGAATGTGCAGGGGACACACTGCGGGGCTTGATCCCCCCCCTTGGGGCCTTCCTCAGGTGAGGGTGTACAGTTATGAAAGGCTGAAACATCCAATGGACCCTGAAGTATACTACTGATGATGTGTCCCAAGCCAGTTCAACCATACTCTC harbors:
- the gtf3c5 gene encoding LOW QUALITY PROTEIN: general transcription factor 3C polypeptide 5 (The sequence of the model RefSeq protein was modified relative to this genomic sequence to represent the inferred CDS: inserted 2 bases in 2 codons; deleted 2 bases in 2 codons; substituted 1 base at 1 genomic stop codon), with the protein product MNRMSDSRDMKLDFSLKELTLSSQDEGLPGSSSSVDLLDNRLVCVEYPAVFTNVDKMLETLGGEQTVSKMVPECQTPHYVQQPNRRLSCVTDPKDPFCHSLCGNRFPSSNLLLRVRRRVRKKDPKDAEIQMDMLGVIGTTYKFQGFADFQCLAVHSEDGKNTSLYEKIILRKSENQEFFEKPMPYFLPPXIFSRLDTPVDYYYRPDIFQKXVQMPLKESKFIGLNRNRRPHNAIFVSYADPTVPTESLEGARTNWARVCVKDSDKLAEQQMIQMFESRPIWSRNAVKANINVHPEKMKLLLPVCAYYMVTGPWRSLWVRLGYDPRKCREAKKYQLLDFRIRCSDKHGYSSSDMPVKAKRSALNYSLPITFNKAGPQVASVMEIPAHEGPSTSRDPARITYQMKESSYVFREGMLPPHRQMFYQLCDLEVESLKQVIEQKGKEEVCDERDGWCVVGTTDKLRDLISAMIKKIIRAKKPSVPEYPKKRRRVGLNRKPDMDSEEKEMQDEENKDDEDEDDDDDFQPSEGXENEMETEMLDYI